TGACGCCGGATATCATGGCGATTGCCAAGGGCATTGGCGGCGGTTTTCCGCTGGGCGCTTGCCTTGCCACGGAAGCTGCGGCCGCCGGCATGGTGGCAGGCACCCATGGTTCGACCTTTGGCGGCAACCCGCTGGCCACTGCCGTGGGCAATGCCGTGCTGGATGTGGTTCTCGAAGTTGGTTTCCTTGCCAATGTGCAGAAGCAGGCGCTGAAACTGAAGCAGAGCCTTGAGCGCTTGAAGGATACGCATCCTGATGTGATCGCCGAGATCCGAGGCAGCGGCTTGATGATGGGCATCAAGACCAAGGTGCCCAATACCGAATTCATCAAGGCGGCCCTCGATCAAAAACTGCTGACCATCGGTGCCGGCGATAATGTTGTGCGCCTTCTGCCCCCGCTCATCGTGAATGATGCGGATGTGGCCGAGGCGGTGGCCAAGCTTGAAAAAGCCTGCGCCCATTTTGAAAAGAAGTAAGTGATGTCGCATTTCCTCGATCTGAAGGATTTTTCCAAACCACAGCTCCGGTCCATTCTCACCGAAGCCAATAGCCGCAAGAAGGCGCGCGCCAAATTGTTCAAGGGCGAGCCGGATGCCGATAAGCCGCTCAAGGGCAAAGCCATCGCGCTGATTTTTGAACGCCCCTCAACGCGCACGCGCTTCTCATTCGAGATGGGCATCAGGCAACTGGGCGGTGAAGTGTTCACTGTATCAGGCGCTGAGATGCAGCTGGGCCGCGGCGAGACGATTGCCGATACGGCACGCGTTGTGTCGCGCTATGTCGATGCCGTGATGATCCGCGCCAAGGCGCATCACACGCTGCTGGAATTTGCCGATGCGGCGACCATTCCGGTGGTCAATGGGCTCACCAATGCCACCCATCCCTGCCAGGTGATGGCGGATGTGCTGACGCTGGAAGAGCGCAAGGGCAGTATCGAAAAAACCCGCAGCGCCTGGGTGGGCGATGGCAACAATGTCTGCGCCTCATGGATTGAAGCGGTGGGCATTCTGGGCGGGGCTTTGCGCATCGCCTCGCCGAAAGAGCTCATGCCCAATCCAGAGTTCCTGAATTGGGCAAAGCAGAAGCAGGCAGACATCGAAGTCACCCATTCGGCCCAGGAGGCGGTGAAGGGTGCTGACAACGTAATCACCGATTGCTGGCTTTCCATGCATGACGCCGACGAGGAAAAAGCCCGCCGCAACCAGCTGCTGCGCCCTTATCAGGTGAATGAAGCCTTGATGAAGCACGCCGCCAAGGACGCGCTGTTCATGCATTGCCTGCCTGCGCACCGGAATGAGGAAGTGACGGATGCCGTGTTCGACGGCCCGGCCTCGGTGGTGTTCGACGAAGCCGAAAACCGCGTGCATGCGCAGAAGGCCATCCTGCTGAGCTGCTTCGCCAAGTGATGCTGGCTTGATCGGGCGCTGAAACGCCCTATCTATGTGCAGAACAATTTGTAACATTTGATCGGCGGGCCTTTGTCCCGCCGATGGAGTTTTAGATCGTGGAAAACACAATCGTCGATCATGTGATCCCCTTTGCCATCAAGCCCTTGGGCGTGCGTGGCCGTCTGGTGCGGCTGGGTGCGGTGGTGGATGATATTCTTTCAAAGCACGATTACCCCGAGCCAGTTTCGAGTCTGGTTGCCGAGAGCGTGGCGTTGACCGCCATGCTGGGCACGACCATGAAATTCAACGGCAAGTTCATCGTGCAGACCAAAACCGGCGGGCCGGTTTCAATGGTGGTGGCGGATTATCTCGCCCCCGGCCAGGTGCGCGGCATGGCCAAGTATGACAAGAGCAAGCTTGCCGAACTGGCCAAGCCTTCCGAGAAGGAACTTCTGGGTGACGGCTATCTGGCGATGACCGTTGACCAAGGCCAAGACATGGAGCGCTATCAGGGCATCGTGCCACTGGGCGATGCCACGCTGGCCGATGCGGCGCATACCTACTTCCTGCAGTCCGAGCAGATCCCCACGCGCCTCAAGGTGGCGGCGGGCCCGCTGATGACCAAGGGCGAGAAGGGTGTGCATTGGCGCGCGGGTGCCATCATGGTGCAGCATCTGCCGAGCGAAGGCGGCTCATCGCCGATCCCTGAACAGTCGGGTGATGCACCGGAAGGTGCGGTGCCGGAGGTGCAGGAGGACGACAATTGGGTGAAGGCGCGGCTGCTGCTTGACACGGTTGAGGATCATGAATTGCTTGATCCCAGCCTGACGTCGGAAGAACTGCTGTACCGGCTTTATCACGAAGATGGCGTGACGGTTTATCCGGCCATTGCGATTGCGCGGCACTGCACCTGCTCGCATGAAGCGGTTGAAGGCATGCTCAAGAACTTCACGCCGGAAGAACGGGCCGACATGGTGAAGGATGGAACTATCGAGGTGGTGTGCGAGTTCTGCTCCACCGCCTACAATTTCCAGCCTTCGGATTTTGCCTAAAGAAAAACCCCCGCTTTCGCGGGGGTTTTGTTAGTTGCGGGACGATTTACTTTGCCGCGACATGCGTGCCGGGCAAAAGCTGCACATCCTCAATCGGCACGACTGTCTTGCCCACCGGGAAGAGCGAGGCGATGGCCAGCTTCACATGAGCCCAGGCGAAGGGGATGCCGATGATCGAGCAGGCCAAGCCGATGGCCAGCGAGATGTGGCTCAAGGCAAGCCACCAGCCGGCCAGCACAAACCAGATCACATTGCCGATGGTGCCGAGCGTGCCGGTGCCGATATCTTCGCGGCCATAGTACTTGTCGCGGCTGACAATGTCATAGCCGTAGGGCCAGAACGAATAGCGCGCGATCATGAAGCACGAGCGCGCCCACGGAATGCCCACAATGGTGAGCGCCATGATGCAGCCCGCGAGAATCCATAGCAGCCCGGCAAGCCAGCCACCGAGCACAAACCACAGAAGATTGAGAATGAAGATCATAGAAAGGTCCCTCCCATCAGCGCAGAGAGATGGGAGGGCAGCTTGTCGATTTCAAGACCTCAGAGGCCCAGCATCTTTTTGACCAGCGCCTTGCTGGCCTTGTCATCACCCGCGGCGAAGTCATCGAAGGCCTTGCCTGTTGTCTCGATGATGTGGCTGGCGATGAAAGGAGCACCTTCGGCAGCGCCCTGATCGGATGACTTCAGGCAGCATTCCCATTCGAGAACGGCCCAGCTGTCATAGCCATATTGCGAGAGCTTGGAGAAGATGGCGCCGAAATCCACCTGGCCATCGCCCAGCGAGCGGAAGCGGCCCGCGCGGTTCACCCAGCCCTGGAAACCGGAATAGACGCCCTGCTTGCCGGTCGGATTGAACTCAGCATCCTTCACATGGAAGGCGCAGATGCGCTCGTGATAGATGTCGATGAATTGCAGATAATCGAGCTGCTGCAGCACGAAGTGCGACGGATCATAATTGATCTGGGCGCGTTTGTGGTTGTTCACTTTTTCCAGGAACATTTCAAAGCTGGCGCCATCCATCAGGTCTTCGCCGGGATGCAACTCGAAGCCCACATCCACACCCGCCTCATCAAAGGCGTTGAGCAGCGGCGTCCAGACCTTGCCGAGTTCAGCAAAGCCTTCGTCAATCAGGCCCGGCGGGCGCGGTGGCCAGGAATAGAGATAGGGCCAGACGAGCGAGCCGGAGAAAGTAACGTGGCTGGTGAGGCCCATATTCTTCGACGCAGCGGCACCCCATTTCACCTGCTGCTTGGCCCATTCGGCGCGGCCTTTCGGATTGCCGTGGATTTCCTTCGGGGCGAAGGCATCGAGCACATCGTTGAAGGCGGGGTTGGCGACAACAAGATGGCCTTGCAGATGGGTGGAGAGTTCGGTGATGGTCAAGCCATGCTTGGCGGCAATGCCCTTCACTTCATCGCAATAGGTCTTCGACTCTGCCGCCTTTTTCAGGTCGATCATGCGGCCATCCCAGGTGGGGATCTGCACGCCCTTGTAACCAAGGCCTGCGGCCCATTTGCAAATCGAGTCAAACGAGTTGAACGGCGCAGCATCGCCCGCGAATTGCGCGAGGAAAATGGCGGGGCCCTTGATAGTTGACGGCATGATGGTTCCTCCCTGTTCTTTTGTTCTTGATCAGACGTTGTTCAGCAGGCCTTCCAGATATTCCTGGCGGGCCGATCTGGGTTGCGGTTCGATCTTGTCCTTGTGCACGCGCGCGGCAATCGCATCGAGGCTGGCGCCCTTGTCGAGCATGGCCTTGTTTTCCGGCTTGTCCCAGCCGGAATAACGCTTGGCGATTTCGGCATCGAGCTTGCCATCGGCGATGATCTTCGCGGCGTTCAGGAGCCCGCGTGCGCAGGCGTCCATCGAGGCCACATGTGCATGCAGCAGATCATCCGGGTCAATCGACTGGCGGCGGATCTTGGCGTCGAAATTCATGCCGCCGGTGGTGAAGCCGCCAGCGCGGATCACTTCCAGCATCATCAATGTGAGTTCTGGCACATTCATGGCGAACTGGTCAGTGTCCCAACCCACTTGATAGCCACCACGATTGAGATCGAGCGAACCGAAAATGCCCAGCGAAGATGCCAGCGCAATTTCATGCTCGAATGTATGGCCGGCCAGAATGGCGTGGTTCTGCTCGATGTTCATCTTCACGTCCTTTTCCAGGCCGTAAGACTTGAGCATGCCCCAGATCGACGCCACGTCGTAATCATACTGATGGGTCGAAGGTTCCTTCGGCTTCGGCTCGATCAGGATCGGGCCCTTGAAGCCGATCTTGTGCTTGTAATCGACAACGAGCGAGAGGAAGCGCCCGGCCTGATGCAGCTCATGCCCAATGCGGGTGTTGATCAGGGTCTCATAGCCTTCACGGCCGCCCCACATCACATAGTTTTCACCGCCCAGGCCATGCGTCACGTCGAGCGCGTGTTTCACTTGCGCGGCGCAATAGGCGAATACATCCGGATCGGGATTGGTGGCGGCACCTGCCATGAAGCGGCGGTTGGAGAACATGTTGGCGGTACCCCACAACAGTTTCTTGTTGTGCTTGGCCATCTGCTTTTCGAGGATCTTGGCGATCGCCGAAACGTTCGCATTGAACTCCTGCAGATTCTTACCTTCAGGTGCAATGTCGAGATCGTGGAAAGTGAAATAGTCGATGTCGAGCAGACGCAGTGTCTCGAACATCAGTTCGGCCTTCACTTCGGCGGCCTTCATCGGGTCGGCCATGTGATGCCATTCGCGGTTGAAGGTCTCGCCGCCGAAGGGATCACCACCCGGCCAGCACAAAGTGTGCCAATAGCAAACCGCAAAGCGCAGATGATCGCGCATGGATTTGCCCATCACTTGCTGCGATGGATTGTACCATTTGAAGGCCAGCGCATTCTGGCTGTTCGGGCCTTCATATTTTACGGCGTCTTTATGCAAATAGAAATTCATCTGATGTCCTTGATGTTGGGATAAATCTTTGTGTAGCGCTGGTAGGCGGCGTCATAGGCCGCCTTGGCCTGCTTTTCCGGCAGGATGGTCTTGGCGATTTTGGGCTTGGTGCAAACTTTTTCGTAAGACGCACCGGTGGCGGCCATCATGCCCATGCGTGCGCCACCGAAAGCGCCGCCCACATCGCCCGCCGCTGGCAGGTCAATCGGAATACCCAGTACAGTGGCGATAATCTTCAGCCAGATTTCCGAATGGGTGCCGCCGCCCACAGCGGTGACGCGTTTCACATCGGTGCCAGCCTGGCGCAAAGCTTCGAGGCAATCACGGAAGGCGAAGGCCACGCCGTCCAGTACCGCATGGGTCAATTCGCTGGCGGTGCTTTCATGGCTGAGGCCGAGCATGGCACCACGGATCTGGCTGTCGCCCACCGGGGTGCGCTCGCCGGAGAAATAGGGAAGCAGCAGAACCGATGACGGGCCATCGAGCTTTTTGCCCAAGGCCGCCGTGAGTTTCGGTGCGGGTGTTTTCAGCAAACGCGCCAGCCATTCAATCGAGTCGGTGGCGGAAAGGATCACGCCCATCTGATGCCACTGGCCGGGCACGGCATGGCAGAAGGCATGCACGCGGCGTTCGGTGTTGGGGCTGAAATTTTTGTTGGCGACGAACAGCACCCCGGATGTGCCGAGCGAAAGAATGGCATCGCCATCATGCACCGCACCGATGCCGACAGCGGCTGATGCATTGTCGCCACCACCGCCTGCCACGACGGGCTTTAGCGGCATGCCCCAGTCCTTGGCCAGCTTGTCGCTGATCCGGCCGGTGGCATCTGTGCCTTCGAACAGTTCAGGCATCTGGTCGCGGCGCATATGGGTTGCCTTGAGCACAGTCTCCGACCAGTCGCGCTTGGCCACATCGAGCCAGTAGCTGCCCGCACTGTCGCTCATGTCGGAACCGTAAGTGCCGGTCATGCGGAAGCGGATATAATCCTTGGGCAGCAGCACTTTCGCTACCTGGTCGAAAATCTTGCGTTCGTGTTTGCGCACCCAGACCAGTTTGGGCGCGGTGAAACCGGCCAGCGGCACATTGCCGGTGATCGCAGGCGCTTCCGGGCAATCGCGCAGAATGTCTTCACATTCGGCAAAGCTGCGCGCGTCATTCCACAGGATGCAAGGGCGCAACACCTTACCGTTTTTATCAAGCAAAGTGGCACCGTGCTGCTGGCCGGACATGCCGATGCCTTTGACGGCGGCGATGGCCTTGGGCTTCTGCTTGCGCAGCGCTTTCACGACAGCATTTGCTGCCTTCCACCAATCTTCGGGATTTTGCTCGGACCAACCGGGATGCGGGCGCGAAACTTTCAGGGGCGATGAAGCCGTGGCAATCAGCTTTTGCTTGTCATCGATGATCACGCCTTTCACCGAAGACGTGCCAAAATCCAATCCCAGAAACATGGGAGCCCTCGCCTGCATCTATTATATTAGTTTTGCGGCAGACTAGGCTTGAGCTCGCGAGGCGTCCATATTTATTTTTTAGGCTAAAATAATTATTGCAGCGCAATAGACATCACGTGATGCGCGATGGCGTGCGGCATCGACGCGGTGAGCTTTTCCGGATGCTTCTGCTCGAGCATCAGGCCCACTTCCGCGCGGCTGAACCAGCGGGCATTTTCAAGTTCTTTTTCATCGACAATGATTTCGGCCTGATCGGTCTCTGCGATGCAGCCGATCATCAGGCTGGATGGGAAAGGCCAGGGCTGGCTGGCCACATAAGTGACCTTGCCCACCACCACGCCGGTTTCCTCGAATACTTCACGCGCCACAGCTTGTTCCAATGTTTCGCCCGGCTCCATGAAGCCCGCCACGCAAGAATACATGCCCGGTGCCCAGGCCTTCTGGCGGCCCAAGAGAATGTTGTCGCCATGGCGCACCGCCATGATGACCACGGGATCAGTGCGCGGAAAATGATCGGTCTTGCAGGATGGGCAATGGCGGCGATAGCCGGCATCAGACATTTGCGTGGCGTGCCCGCAATTGGCACAGAAGCCATGACGCTCATGCCAATGCACCAGACTGCGCGCCTGCGCGACAATGGAGAGTTCTTCGCGCGACAGCATGTTGCTCAACATCAGGGGGCGCAACGCCGTCAGCGGTTCATTGCTTGGCCTTGAATAGGCAAACCAGGGCGCATGCTTTTCATCATCGCCAAGATAGACATAATCAGCCGCTGGTTCAGGCCGCGCCACCACCAGAGACTCACCGTTCATCAGCACGCCGTCACCATGGATCTGCAGGAATTTGGCGGCGGGCGCGTTAAGCTTCGTTAACAACCAGGCTTCGTCAGTGCGATAATTGGCGTTTCTGTTCAGCGGGGAATTAACAAAGGCTAAATTGTTCTGCATCGCGGGCCGGTTCTGAAAAGAATCATTCAAATTGAGGCCCCTTCTTAACGCGATATTTACCTAAAAAGTTAACTTTTAGCATCAGTGAAGTGGTGTGCCCTGTTGGCACTTCATTCGTTTGCTGGAGTTACAAAACATGAAGCCAGGAGTTCCGTGGAGCATCAAGGGTGTTGAACCTGGGCTCAGGGAAGCAGCGAAGTCGGCTGCGCGCCGTTCTGGCATGACTCTGGGCGAATGGCTGAATTCTGCGATCAATGAGCAAGCTGAATCCTATGACGATACGCCTGAAGAAACACCGCGTGGCCGCACCATGACCGGAAGCAAGCGCTTTGATGGCGCACAGCCGCCGCATCCGATTGAACGCGCCGCCAGCAAGCTGGAAGACATTGCCGAGAAACTCTCGCGTT
This genomic interval from Aestuariivirga litoralis contains the following:
- the argF gene encoding ornithine carbamoyltransferase; translated protein: MSHFLDLKDFSKPQLRSILTEANSRKKARAKLFKGEPDADKPLKGKAIALIFERPSTRTRFSFEMGIRQLGGEVFTVSGAEMQLGRGETIADTARVVSRYVDAVMIRAKAHHTLLEFADAATIPVVNGLTNATHPCQVMADVLTLEERKGSIEKTRSAWVGDGNNVCASWIEAVGILGGALRIASPKELMPNPEFLNWAKQKQADIEVTHSAQEAVKGADNVITDCWLSMHDADEEKARRNQLLRPYQVNEALMKHAAKDALFMHCLPAHRNEEVTDAVFDGPASVVFDEAENRVHAQKAILLSCFAK
- a CDS encoding Hsp33 family molecular chaperone, producing MENTIVDHVIPFAIKPLGVRGRLVRLGAVVDDILSKHDYPEPVSSLVAESVALTAMLGTTMKFNGKFIVQTKTGGPVSMVVADYLAPGQVRGMAKYDKSKLAELAKPSEKELLGDGYLAMTVDQGQDMERYQGIVPLGDATLADAAHTYFLQSEQIPTRLKVAAGPLMTKGEKGVHWRAGAIMVQHLPSEGGSSPIPEQSGDAPEGAVPEVQEDDNWVKARLLLDTVEDHELLDPSLTSEELLYRLYHEDGVTVYPAIAIARHCTCSHEAVEGMLKNFTPEERADMVKDGTIEVVCEFCSTAYNFQPSDFA
- a CDS encoding YccF domain-containing protein; the encoded protein is MIFILNLLWFVLGGWLAGLLWILAGCIMALTIVGIPWARSCFMIARYSFWPYGYDIVSRDKYYGREDIGTGTLGTIGNVIWFVLAGWWLALSHISLAIGLACSIIGIPFAWAHVKLAIASLFPVGKTVVPIEDVQLLPGTHVAAK
- a CDS encoding sugar phosphate isomerase/epimerase family protein, whose amino-acid sequence is MPSTIKGPAIFLAQFAGDAAPFNSFDSICKWAAGLGYKGVQIPTWDGRMIDLKKAAESKTYCDEVKGIAAKHGLTITELSTHLQGHLVVANPAFNDVLDAFAPKEIHGNPKGRAEWAKQQVKWGAAASKNMGLTSHVTFSGSLVWPYLYSWPPRPPGLIDEGFAELGKVWTPLLNAFDEAGVDVGFELHPGEDLMDGASFEMFLEKVNNHKRAQINYDPSHFVLQQLDYLQFIDIYHERICAFHVKDAEFNPTGKQGVYSGFQGWVNRAGRFRSLGDGQVDFGAIFSKLSQYGYDSWAVLEWECCLKSSDQGAAEGAPFIASHIIETTGKAFDDFAAGDDKASKALVKKMLGL
- the xylA gene encoding xylose isomerase; protein product: MNFYLHKDAVKYEGPNSQNALAFKWYNPSQQVMGKSMRDHLRFAVCYWHTLCWPGGDPFGGETFNREWHHMADPMKAAEVKAELMFETLRLLDIDYFTFHDLDIAPEGKNLQEFNANVSAIAKILEKQMAKHNKKLLWGTANMFSNRRFMAGAATNPDPDVFAYCAAQVKHALDVTHGLGGENYVMWGGREGYETLINTRIGHELHQAGRFLSLVVDYKHKIGFKGPILIEPKPKEPSTHQYDYDVASIWGMLKSYGLEKDVKMNIEQNHAILAGHTFEHEIALASSLGIFGSLDLNRGGYQVGWDTDQFAMNVPELTLMMLEVIRAGGFTTGGMNFDAKIRRQSIDPDDLLHAHVASMDACARGLLNAAKIIADGKLDAEIAKRYSGWDKPENKAMLDKGASLDAIAARVHKDKIEPQPRSARQEYLEGLLNNV
- the xylB gene encoding xylulokinase, with the translated sequence MFLGLDFGTSSVKGVIIDDKQKLIATASSPLKVSRPHPGWSEQNPEDWWKAANAVVKALRKQKPKAIAAVKGIGMSGQQHGATLLDKNGKVLRPCILWNDARSFAECEDILRDCPEAPAITGNVPLAGFTAPKLVWVRKHERKIFDQVAKVLLPKDYIRFRMTGTYGSDMSDSAGSYWLDVAKRDWSETVLKATHMRRDQMPELFEGTDATGRISDKLAKDWGMPLKPVVAGGGGDNASAAVGIGAVHDGDAILSLGTSGVLFVANKNFSPNTERRVHAFCHAVPGQWHQMGVILSATDSIEWLARLLKTPAPKLTAALGKKLDGPSSVLLLPYFSGERTPVGDSQIRGAMLGLSHESTASELTHAVLDGVAFAFRDCLEALRQAGTDVKRVTAVGGGTHSEIWLKIIATVLGIPIDLPAAGDVGGAFGGARMGMMAATGASYEKVCTKPKIAKTILPEKQAKAAYDAAYQRYTKIYPNIKDIR
- the nudC gene encoding NAD(+) diphosphatase, with the translated sequence MLTKLNAPAAKFLQIHGDGVLMNGESLVVARPEPAADYVYLGDDEKHAPWFAYSRPSNEPLTALRPLMLSNMLSREELSIVAQARSLVHWHERHGFCANCGHATQMSDAGYRRHCPSCKTDHFPRTDPVVIMAVRHGDNILLGRQKAWAPGMYSCVAGFMEPGETLEQAVAREVFEETGVVVGKVTYVASQPWPFPSSLMIGCIAETDQAEIIVDEKELENARWFSRAEVGLMLEQKHPEKLTASMPHAIAHHVMSIALQ